From a single Silene latifolia isolate original U9 population chromosome 6, ASM4854445v1, whole genome shotgun sequence genomic region:
- the LOC141587013 gene encoding arabinosyltransferase XEG113-like isoform X1 has translation MAFKNPCEEIAKSKPLFLTIYATVIIGVLLSFVFVFTAVYSSNPSYPSLSLSSLPPGEDSVLQAPISSPSSNPSAYSASQFKSQGVFLKPIWEPPSLTEKMPSLENFRLTKDLVEKRVKDNIIIVTFGNYAFMDFILTWVKHLTDLGLSNLLIGAMDTKLLEALYWKGIPVFDMGSHMSTVDVGWGSPTFHKMGREKVVLIDSILPFGYELLMCDTDMVWLKNPLPYFARFPEADVLTSTDQVVPTVVDDRLDVWQQVSGAFNIGIFHWRPTGSSKKLAKEWKEMLLADEKIWDQNGFNDIVRRQLGPSVDDASGLVFAYDGNLKLGLLPASIFCSGHTYFVQAMPQQFKLEPYAVHTTFQYAGTVGKRHRLREAMVFYDPPEYYNSPGGFLSFKPSIPKSLLLDGEHNVESHFTVVNYQIKQIRTALAIASLLKRTLVMPPIWCRLDRLWFGHPGILEGTVTRQPFICPLDHVFEVNVMLKDMSEQEFGPNIDIREYSFLDNPSLPKQVKESWLDVHLCQVGSKDCLLSNSSSTSGVVRLPRHSSEETFEKLASSFKDVKVINFLSIHDAFLGFADKARERKFRNRVKRYVGIWCCVMDHTPGHIYYDMYWDEKPGWKPVPPQKPEDDHSPF, from the exons ATGGCGTTCAAAAATCCATGCGAAGAAATCGCAAAATCAAAGCCATTGTTTCTAACTATATATGCAACTGTAATTATTGGAGTTCTGTTATCCTTCGTTTTTGTATTCACTGCTGTTTACTCCTCCAACCCTTCATATCCTTCCCTTTCCCTCTCCTCTCTTCCTCCCG GAGAGGATTCTGTTTTACAAGCTCCAATTTCTTCTCCATCTTCAAATCCAAGCGCATATTCCGCGTCGCAATTCAAGTCTCAAGGCGTATTTTTGAAGCCTATTTGGGAGCCCCCCTCGTTAACCGAGAAAATGCCTTCTCTCGAGAACTTTCGCTTAACAAAAGATTTGGTGGAGAAGAGGGTGAAGGATAATATTATAATAGTGACCTTTGGGAATTATGCATTCATGGATTTTATCCTTACTTGGGTCAAACATTTGACTGACTTGGGTTTGTCTAATTTACTAATTG GTGCAATGGATACCAAATTGTTGGAAGCATTGTACTGGAAGGGTATTCCAGTTTTCGATATGGGAAGTCACATGAGTACAGTAGATGTGGGTTGGGGATCACCCACTTTTCATAAAATGGGAAGGGAAAAGGTTGTCTTGATTGACTCTATTCTCCCGTTTGGATACGAATTACTGATGTGTGACACAGATATGGTTTGGCTGAAG AATCCTCTCCCATATTTTGCTCGCTTTCCTGAAGCTGATGTTTTGACTTCAACTGATCAAGTTGTGCCAACAGTCGTTGATGACCGGCTGGACGTGTGGCAACAAG TTAGCGGTGCATTCAACATTGGAATATTTCATTGGAGGCCAACAGGTTCTTCGAAGAAATTGGCAAAAGAATGGAAAGAGATGCTTTTGGCTGATGAAAAGATATGGGATCAGAATGGATTCAATGATATTGTACGAAGACAACTGGGGCCCTCCGTTGATGATGCGAGTGGTCTTGTATTTGCTTATGACGGAAATCTCAAGCTGGGGCTCCTTCCAGCCAGCATATTCTGTAGTGGGCATACATATTTTGTTCAG gCCATGCCTCAACAATTCAAACTTGAACCATATGCAGTGCACACCACATTCCAGTATGCAGGTACTGTAGGCAAGCGCCATCGACTGCGAGAAGCCATGGTGTTTTACGATCCACCTGAATACTATAACTCTCCAG GAGGTTTTTTATCTTTTAAGCCTTCTATTCCAAAGAGTCTGCTGTTGGATGGGGAGCATAATGTTGAATCACACTTTACTGTTGTAAATTATCAG ATAAAACAGATACGAACAGCACTTGCTATTGCTTCTTTGTTAAAACGTACCCTG GTCATGCCTCCAATATGGTGCAGGTTGGATCGGCTCTGGTTTGGGCATCCTGGAATTCTAGAAGGGACTGTGACAAGACAACCTTTCATATGCCCTCTGGATCACGTATTTGAG GTCAACGTGATGCTGAAAGACATGTCAGAACAAGAATTTGGCCCAAATATCGATATTAGAGAATACTCGTTCCTTGATAACCCATCACTGCCAAAACAA GTAAAAGAATCATGGCTTGATGTGCATCTTTGTCAAGTGGGATCCAAAGACTGTCTCCTTTCCAACAGTTCAAGTACATCTGGAGTGGTCAGACTTCCTAGACATAGCAGTGAAGAAACG TTTGAGAAGCTAGCTTCATCATTCAAGGATGTAAAAGTTATCAACTTCTTATCTATCCATGATGCTTTCCTTGGATTTGCAGACAAG GCGAGAGAACGGAAGTTCAGGAACCGTGTTAAGAGGTACGTTGGAATATGGTGTTGTGTGATGGATCACACTCCTGGACATATATATTACGACATGTACTGGGATGAGAAACCAGGCTGGAAACCCGTACCTCCTCAAAAACCAGAGGATGACCATTCTCCGTTCTGA
- the LOC141587013 gene encoding arabinosyltransferase XEG113-like isoform X2 yields MRRNRKIKAIVSNYICNCNYWSSVILRFCIHCCLLLQPFISFPFPLLSSSRGVSGEDSVLQAPISSPSSNPSAYSASQFKSQGVFLKPIWEPPSLTEKMPSLENFRLTKDLVEKRVKDNIIIVTFGNYAFMDFILTWVKHLTDLGLSNLLIGAMDTKLLEALYWKGIPVFDMGSHMSTVDVGWGSPTFHKMGREKVVLIDSILPFGYELLMCDTDMVWLKNPLPYFARFPEADVLTSTDQVVPTVVDDRLDVWQQVSGAFNIGIFHWRPTGSSKKLAKEWKEMLLADEKIWDQNGFNDIVRRQLGPSVDDASGLVFAYDGNLKLGLLPASIFCSGHTYFVQAMPQQFKLEPYAVHTTFQYAGTVGKRHRLREAMVFYDPPEYYNSPGGFLSFKPSIPKSLLLDGEHNVESHFTVVNYQIKQIRTALAIASLLKRTLVMPPIWCRLDRLWFGHPGILEGTVTRQPFICPLDHVFEVNVMLKDMSEQEFGPNIDIREYSFLDNPSLPKQVKESWLDVHLCQVGSKDCLLSNSSSTSGVVRLPRHSSEETFEKLASSFKDVKVINFLSIHDAFLGFADKARERKFRNRVKRYVGIWCCVMDHTPGHIYYDMYWDEKPGWKPVPPQKPEDDHSPF; encoded by the exons ATGCGAAGAAATCGCAAAATCAAAGCCATTGTTTCTAACTATATATGCAACTGTAATTATTGGAGTTCTGTTATCCTTCGTTTTTGTATTCACTGCTGTTTACTCCTCCAACCCTTCATATCCTTCCCTTTCCCTCTCCTCTCTTCCTCCCG TGGTGTTTCAGGAGAGGATTCTGTTTTACAAGCTCCAATTTCTTCTCCATCTTCAAATCCAAGCGCATATTCCGCGTCGCAATTCAAGTCTCAAGGCGTATTTTTGAAGCCTATTTGGGAGCCCCCCTCGTTAACCGAGAAAATGCCTTCTCTCGAGAACTTTCGCTTAACAAAAGATTTGGTGGAGAAGAGGGTGAAGGATAATATTATAATAGTGACCTTTGGGAATTATGCATTCATGGATTTTATCCTTACTTGGGTCAAACATTTGACTGACTTGGGTTTGTCTAATTTACTAATTG GTGCAATGGATACCAAATTGTTGGAAGCATTGTACTGGAAGGGTATTCCAGTTTTCGATATGGGAAGTCACATGAGTACAGTAGATGTGGGTTGGGGATCACCCACTTTTCATAAAATGGGAAGGGAAAAGGTTGTCTTGATTGACTCTATTCTCCCGTTTGGATACGAATTACTGATGTGTGACACAGATATGGTTTGGCTGAAG AATCCTCTCCCATATTTTGCTCGCTTTCCTGAAGCTGATGTTTTGACTTCAACTGATCAAGTTGTGCCAACAGTCGTTGATGACCGGCTGGACGTGTGGCAACAAG TTAGCGGTGCATTCAACATTGGAATATTTCATTGGAGGCCAACAGGTTCTTCGAAGAAATTGGCAAAAGAATGGAAAGAGATGCTTTTGGCTGATGAAAAGATATGGGATCAGAATGGATTCAATGATATTGTACGAAGACAACTGGGGCCCTCCGTTGATGATGCGAGTGGTCTTGTATTTGCTTATGACGGAAATCTCAAGCTGGGGCTCCTTCCAGCCAGCATATTCTGTAGTGGGCATACATATTTTGTTCAG gCCATGCCTCAACAATTCAAACTTGAACCATATGCAGTGCACACCACATTCCAGTATGCAGGTACTGTAGGCAAGCGCCATCGACTGCGAGAAGCCATGGTGTTTTACGATCCACCTGAATACTATAACTCTCCAG GAGGTTTTTTATCTTTTAAGCCTTCTATTCCAAAGAGTCTGCTGTTGGATGGGGAGCATAATGTTGAATCACACTTTACTGTTGTAAATTATCAG ATAAAACAGATACGAACAGCACTTGCTATTGCTTCTTTGTTAAAACGTACCCTG GTCATGCCTCCAATATGGTGCAGGTTGGATCGGCTCTGGTTTGGGCATCCTGGAATTCTAGAAGGGACTGTGACAAGACAACCTTTCATATGCCCTCTGGATCACGTATTTGAG GTCAACGTGATGCTGAAAGACATGTCAGAACAAGAATTTGGCCCAAATATCGATATTAGAGAATACTCGTTCCTTGATAACCCATCACTGCCAAAACAA GTAAAAGAATCATGGCTTGATGTGCATCTTTGTCAAGTGGGATCCAAAGACTGTCTCCTTTCCAACAGTTCAAGTACATCTGGAGTGGTCAGACTTCCTAGACATAGCAGTGAAGAAACG TTTGAGAAGCTAGCTTCATCATTCAAGGATGTAAAAGTTATCAACTTCTTATCTATCCATGATGCTTTCCTTGGATTTGCAGACAAG GCGAGAGAACGGAAGTTCAGGAACCGTGTTAAGAGGTACGTTGGAATATGGTGTTGTGTGATGGATCACACTCCTGGACATATATATTACGACATGTACTGGGATGAGAAACCAGGCTGGAAACCCGTACCTCCTCAAAAACCAGAGGATGACCATTCTCCGTTCTGA